The DNA region TGCTGGTATTTCGGCGGGATGGCGAAGAAGGAAAACACCACGACGAACACGAAGATGTTATCCACCGAGAGGGATTTCTCGATGACGAAGCCCGTGAGAAATTCGAGGGCGGTCTGGTCGGCGAGTGACGCGGCTTGTGCGGCGGTGATGCCCTCGGCGAGGAGGCGCGGGTCCTGCGGGAGTTTCCAGTGGGCGTATTTCCAGAGGCCGAAACAGAAGAGCATCGCGAGGCTGATCCAGACGATGCTCCAGGTGAGGGCTTCCTTGGTTTTGACCTCGTGGGCGTCCCGATGGAAGACGCCCAGATCGAGGGCGAGAAGGCCGAGCACGCCGAGCGTGAAGAGGGCGTAGAACCACCAATAGTCGGCTAGCGGGAACAGGCTGTAGGCAGGCATTCAGTTGAAGGGAGTGGCTGGATACGAGGCGGCGCGCGGGAATTATCGACAGATGCGGGCGGAGCGCATGTGGCGGGACGTGCGGTGGGCGCGGGAGCTAGCGCGGCCGAGGCGTTTGAGGGAGCGTTCGCGCAGGCGGTTTTCGATGTCTTCGACGGCGCGGGTGAAGGCCTGGACGGGGGTGTTATCGATGCGCTCGGTGCTGAGATCGGGGCCGGGGACGGCGACGTGGATCTCGACGCGGAAGGGTGGGCTGGCGTCGGCGCGGTGTTCGACGAGCACGGTGGCATCGTCGATGCGGACGCGGCCGGCGAGGGCGATCAGGCGGGTTTCGATGAGGGAATCGAGGGCATGGGCGGAGCGCGTGGTGAAGTTGCGGATGGTGAGTTTCATGAGGGAGGGAAGCGGATGGTTTTGTTGAGCGGAGAGATTGACGGCGCCGAGATTAGCGCCAGAAAGCCGCTTCGACTAATACGATGTTTCAACTGAATGCTTAGGATTAAGCGAAACGAGGAACCCGCATGGACTGGCTGAATTATCATCATCTGCGCTATTTCTGGACGGTCGCTAAGGAAGGCGGGCTGCGGCAGGCGGCGGAGCGGCTGCATGTGTCGCAACCCTCGATCTCGGCGCAGATCCGGGAGCTGGAGGAGGCGCTGGGCGAAAGGCTTTTCCGGCGGCAGGGGCGGGCGAATGTGTTGACCGATGCAGGGCAGATCGCGCTGCGGTACGCGGACGAGATTTTCAATCTGGGGCGGGAGCTGGCGAATGCGGTGAAGCAGAGCCCGTCGGCGCAGGCGATCCGGCTGCATGTCGGGGTGGCGGACGCGCTGCCGAAGCTGGTGACGAACGAAATCCTGAAGCCGGTTTTCGAGATGGCGCAGCAGGTGCATGTGATCTGTCGCGAAGGGAAGGCGGCGGAGTTGATCGCGCATCTGGCGGCGCACCGGCTGGACATCGTGCTGGCGGACGAGCCGGCTTCGAGTTCGCACCAAGGGCGCGTTTTTAATCATCACCTGGGCGAGTCGGGCGTGACGTTTTGCGCGGAGCGGAAGCTGGCGGCGGCGTTGAAGCGCGGTTTCCCGAAGTCGCTGAATCATGCGCGGGCGTTGCTGCCGGCGGAGACGACGGCGTTACGGCGCTCGTTGGAGAAATGGTTTCAAGCGATTGGGGTGCGGCCGCAGGTGGTGGCGGATTTCGAGGATGCGGCGCTGATGAAAGTGGTCGCGGCGGAGGGGAAGGGGTTTGTGGCGATTCCGACGATCGTGGCGACGGAAGCCACGGCGCGCTATGGGCTGCATGTGATCGGCGCGACGGATCGCTGCGTGGAGAATGTGTACGCGATCACGGCGGAGCGGCGGATTTCGCATCCGGCGGTGACGCTGATCACGGAGGGAGCGCGGGAGCTGTTCGCCTGAGCGGAGGGAGCGCGCGCACGACTTTTTTCATATGCTCGAAAATCTACTCGATCCGCTTTTCCTGTTTTTCGTGGTCGGCTTTGCCGGCGGCGTTTTGCGTTCGGACCTGAAGCTGCCCGACGCGGTTTATCAGTTGTTGAGCACGTATCTGTTGCTCGCGATCGGGCTCAAGGGCGGCGTGCAGCTGGCGCAGGTGTCGGCGGGAGAGATTGTGATGCCCGCGCTGGCGACGCTGGGGCTGGGGTTGTTTGTCCCGGTGGTGGTTTTTGCGGTGGCGATGCGGATCGGGAAGCTGGGGCGGGCGGATGCGGCGTCATTGGCGGCCCACTACGGATCGGCGAGTGCGGTGACGTTTGCGGCGGGGCTGGAGATGGTGCGGCGTGCGCAGATGCAGCATGAAGGGTTTTTGCCGGTGTTGCTGGTGCTGCTGGAGATCCCGGCGATCCTGGTGGCGATTTTTTTGCATCGGTCGGGCGCGAAGGCGGCGAGTGTCGCGAGCGAGAGCGGGAAGGCGGGAGAAAGTTACGGGGCGATCGTGCACGAGATTTTGCTGAACCGCTCGGTGTTTCTGCTGCTGGCGGGGATGGCGGTGGGGTTTTTGTCGGGGCCTGGGAGGTTCGCTTCG from Nibricoccus aquaticus includes:
- a CDS encoding HPF/RaiA family ribosome-associated protein translates to MKLTIRNFTTRSAHALDSLIETRLIALAGRVRIDDATVLVEHRADASPPFRVEIHVAVPGPDLSTERIDNTPVQAFTRAVEDIENRLRERSLKRLGRASSRAHRTSRHMRSARICR
- the nhaR gene encoding transcriptional activator NhaR, whose amino-acid sequence is MDWLNYHHLRYFWTVAKEGGLRQAAERLHVSQPSISAQIRELEEALGERLFRRQGRANVLTDAGQIALRYADEIFNLGRELANAVKQSPSAQAIRLHVGVADALPKLVTNEILKPVFEMAQQVHVICREGKAAELIAHLAAHRLDIVLADEPASSSHQGRVFNHHLGESGVTFCAERKLAAALKRGFPKSLNHARALLPAETTALRRSLEKWFQAIGVRPQVVADFEDAALMKVVAAEGKGFVAIPTIVATEATARYGLHVIGATDRCVENVYAITAERRISHPAVTLITEGARELFA
- a CDS encoding sodium-dependent bicarbonate transport family permease, whose product is MLENLLDPLFLFFVVGFAGGVLRSDLKLPDAVYQLLSTYLLLAIGLKGGVQLAQVSAGEIVMPALATLGLGLFVPVVVFAVAMRIGKLGRADAASLAAHYGSASAVTFAAGLEMVRRAQMQHEGFLPVLLVLLEIPAILVAIFLHRSGAKAASVASESGKAGESYGAIVHEILLNRSVFLLLAGMAVGFLSGPGRFASFEPLFVHAFKPILAFFILEMGLVAAQRMPEIKKAGVFLVTFGIVCPLIVGALGGWLGLLSGLSQGGAVILATMAASASYIAAPAAIRVAIPEANTGLSIAAALGVTFPFNLALGIPLYMWWVGRIG